The following are from one region of the Phycisphaerales bacterium genome:
- the pdxH gene encoding pyridoxamine 5'-phosphate oxidase, giving the protein MSTGQDGHKQNLSDTASTGSQTPSDKPTDAHFSGPLDAIHAYGTTHDEHLPDELPEDPFPTLHEWVEFAKTNKVQPNPTAIALATANDTASEAWPNVRIVLCRGIDVDSGSIWFFTNGKSAKGQELAANAHAAAVFHWDALDRQARLRGIVEPLPAAESDAYFASRSWEKRVGAWASDQSQPIQSRQALVDKLAQTLRRFGIDPDNPPPHGADVDIPRPPHWGGFRIIATEVELWVGSPARIHDRARWTRGTPGEAWRATRLQP; this is encoded by the coding sequence ATGAGCACCGGGCAAGACGGCCACAAGCAGAACCTCTCCGACACCGCGTCCACGGGCTCGCAGACGCCTTCCGACAAGCCCACCGACGCGCATTTTTCCGGGCCGCTCGACGCCATCCACGCCTACGGCACCACCCACGACGAACACCTGCCCGACGAACTGCCCGAAGACCCCTTCCCCACCCTGCACGAGTGGGTCGAGTTCGCCAAGACAAACAAGGTCCAGCCCAATCCCACCGCCATCGCGCTGGCGACAGCAAACGACACCGCGTCGGAAGCGTGGCCCAACGTCCGCATCGTGCTCTGCCGCGGCATCGACGTCGATTCGGGCTCGATCTGGTTCTTCACCAACGGCAAGAGCGCCAAGGGCCAGGAACTGGCCGCCAACGCCCACGCGGCCGCGGTCTTCCACTGGGACGCCCTGGACCGCCAGGCACGCCTGCGGGGCATCGTCGAGCCCCTGCCCGCGGCCGAGAGCGACGCCTACTTCGCCAGCCGGAGCTGGGAGAAGCGCGTGGGCGCCTGGGCCAGCGACCAGAGCCAGCCCATCCAGTCGCGCCAGGCCCTGGTCGACAAGCTCGCACAGACCCTGCGCCGCTTCGGCATCGACCCCGACAACCCCCCGCCCCACGGCGCCGACGTGGACATCCCCCGCCCCCCGCACTGGGGCGGCTTCCGCATCATCGCCACCGAGGTCGAACTCTGGGTCGGCAGCCCGGCCCGCATCCACGATCGGGCCCGGTGGACGCGAGGGACGCCGGGCGAGGCTTGGCGTGCAACTCGGTTGCAGCCGTAA
- a CDS encoding FAD-dependent oxidoreductase codes for MPLLGSFRSRRPSGLSLARPIAASSGQQCRMAEAISGGTARVGVIGAGLAGLAAGHRLLEAGCTVDAMDKGRGAGGRSSTRRVGHGGGDITFDHGAQYFTARDERFQERVRQWMAAGACRPWQGTIASVDEPGSVTPKEGGPIRYVGTPRMSAIVSAMARDVPVRFSCTVESIERSADAWVVHASDGQARQFDALVIATPAPQVASLLRDVSDIVERARACEMQPCWAVMAAFEHRLPIEADGVFVNIENQPLAWIARDSSKPGRPRGERWVLHAGPQWSQANIERERADVVTTLLRALEQALRIQVPSPVHAAAHRWRYALTHSQVEGGCLLDPTTRLAVAGDWCHGGRVEGAYLSGLAAGERLLECVRR; via the coding sequence ATGCCTCTGCTCGGTTCGTTTCGTTCGCGGCGGCCTTCGGGATTGTCGCTAGCGAGACCAATCGCCGCATCGAGCGGCCAACAGTGCCGCATGGCTGAAGCGATATCAGGTGGAACGGCTCGGGTGGGCGTCATCGGAGCTGGATTGGCGGGCCTTGCTGCCGGCCATCGTCTCTTGGAGGCGGGATGCACGGTTGACGCCATGGATAAGGGTCGGGGCGCGGGTGGGCGCTCGTCGACGCGGCGGGTAGGGCACGGCGGGGGCGACATCACCTTCGATCATGGCGCTCAGTACTTCACGGCCCGAGACGAGCGATTCCAAGAGCGCGTGCGGCAGTGGATGGCTGCGGGGGCTTGCCGGCCCTGGCAGGGAACGATTGCATCGGTGGATGAGCCCGGCAGCGTCACACCCAAGGAGGGTGGACCGATCAGATACGTTGGGACGCCGCGCATGAGCGCAATCGTGTCGGCGATGGCGCGGGACGTGCCCGTGCGATTCTCCTGTACGGTCGAATCCATCGAACGATCTGCGGATGCCTGGGTCGTGCACGCATCGGACGGCCAGGCGAGGCAGTTCGATGCGTTGGTGATCGCGACGCCGGCGCCACAGGTGGCGAGCCTCCTACGGGATGTGTCCGACATTGTCGAGCGGGCGAGGGCTTGTGAGATGCAGCCGTGCTGGGCGGTGATGGCGGCGTTCGAGCATCGGCTGCCGATCGAGGCCGACGGCGTGTTCGTAAACATCGAGAACCAGCCGTTGGCCTGGATCGCGCGGGATTCGAGCAAGCCCGGAAGGCCGAGGGGTGAGCGGTGGGTGCTGCATGCTGGGCCGCAGTGGAGCCAAGCGAACATCGAGCGCGAGCGTGCAGACGTGGTGACGACCTTGCTGCGTGCGCTCGAGCAGGCATTGAGGATCCAAGTGCCTTCGCCCGTGCACGCCGCCGCACACCGCTGGCGGTACGCCCTCACGCATTCACAGGTCGAGGGTGGCTGCTTGTTGGACCCGACAACGCGGCTTGCAGTTGCGGGAGACTGGTGCCACGGTGGACGTGTCGAGGGCGCCTACCTGAGCGGGCTGGCGGCGGGCGAGCGGCTGTTGGAATGCGTGCGGCGCTGA
- a CDS encoding HDOD domain-containing protein — MAGKVRAQLSSVEVEALTELLMRKLDAMIIETQPEVAARLLELVSDPDAGLNDFASVIRNDTALSGRLLRMSNSAYFAQREPVTTLERACVLLGINRIRALALGFYMSRSIDAGGEKRYGRTMWGKSLLRACFAAKLAEAVKPSLYAEAFLIGLMMDAGVPLVRTLIGPSVYDEVCPAQLPPSRACKSESEHFTYTHIDMARALVRRWRMPDILAKPILWHHSPPQNLKSTEPVHLLHRISFYVGAMHIEHEPPAAMAVPLPTLGNKLLGLPSDKLGRTFAVACKEYAAVREFFGHVAEGITDVEALGMRVHGAINKIMERSIEEDLKQEGDLSPATFRFNAGQIQVTRDDENSEFLVAFVLDSVGNPQARHRFPVGSASAADLLNELCLEQEDIDKAELESMSDYLRAVAA, encoded by the coding sequence GTGGCAGGAAAGGTCCGCGCCCAACTGAGCAGCGTCGAGGTGGAAGCCCTCACCGAGCTTCTCATGCGCAAGCTCGATGCGATGATCATCGAGACCCAGCCCGAGGTCGCCGCACGCCTGCTCGAACTGGTCTCCGACCCCGACGCGGGGCTCAACGACTTTGCCAGCGTCATCCGCAACGACACCGCCCTGAGCGGCCGCCTGCTGCGCATGAGCAACTCGGCCTACTTCGCCCAACGCGAGCCGGTCACCACCCTCGAGCGCGCCTGCGTGCTGCTGGGCATCAACCGCATCCGCGCCCTGGCCCTGGGCTTCTACATGAGCCGATCCATCGACGCAGGCGGCGAGAAACGCTACGGCCGGACCATGTGGGGCAAGAGCCTGCTGCGGGCCTGCTTTGCCGCCAAGCTGGCCGAGGCCGTCAAGCCCAGCCTCTACGCCGAGGCGTTCCTCATCGGGCTCATGATGGACGCGGGCGTGCCGCTGGTGCGCACGCTCATCGGGCCATCGGTCTACGACGAGGTCTGCCCGGCCCAGCTCCCGCCCTCGCGCGCCTGCAAGAGCGAAAGCGAGCACTTCACCTATACGCATATCGACATGGCCCGCGCCCTAGTGCGGCGGTGGCGGATGCCCGACATTCTGGCCAAGCCCATCCTCTGGCATCACAGCCCGCCGCAGAACCTCAAGAGCACCGAGCCGGTGCACCTGCTGCACCGCATCTCGTTCTACGTGGGCGCCATGCACATCGAGCACGAGCCCCCGGCGGCCATGGCCGTCCCCCTGCCCACGCTGGGCAACAAGCTGCTGGGCCTGCCGAGCGACAAGCTGGGCCGCACCTTCGCCGTGGCCTGCAAGGAATACGCCGCGGTGCGCGAGTTCTTCGGGCACGTGGCCGAGGGCATTACCGACGTCGAGGCCCTGGGCATGCGGGTGCACGGCGCGATCAACAAGATCATGGAGCGCAGCATCGAGGAAGACCTGAAGCAAGAGGGCGATCTCTCACCAGCCACCTTCCGCTTCAACGCCGGACAGATCCAGGTTACGCGAGACGACGAGAACAGCGAGTTCCTGGTTGCCTTCGTACTCGACAGCGTCGGAAACCCCCAGGCCCGACATCGCTTTCCGGTGGGATCGGCCAGCGCCGCCGACCTGCTCAACGAACTCTGCCTCGAACAAGAGGACATCGACAAGGCCGAGCTGGAGAGCATGAGCGACTACCTGCGCGCCGTGGCGGCCTGA
- the dnaB gene encoding replicative DNA helicase produces MDANGSENLHGNGDHRRAGKDRGTPAIDLSRVYDKLPPHAPEAEMALLGSIILDPYTLADVLPLVSTPEDFYRQSNATVFRVLKEVYEREPQADLNVVADRLRERNELEAIGGAAYLASLAEAVSTPNNAGLYARLVQTKSRLRKLIAAANQIVHEAMHAGQDEPEEARQLIDRAEQSIFEIADDDQSADIQKLEELLRAEYERIADRDAGATTGLKTGFTDLDEPLSGLQDGEMIIIAARPSMGKTALALNLAEQIAMGGATPFEPAGDERVPVGVFSLEMSKSSLVQRLISAYSGVDSHKLRTGQFSQDELVNRIRPACETLERAPLYIDDSPALSVTALRARARRMKQRFGIRCVVVDYLQLLTAPGAGRESRQVEVSTISRGIKAMARELELPVVCLAQLNRGSEQREGNRPRMSDLRESGSIEQDADVVLLLHREAYYHLSDPAWMEENEDRVNEAELIIAKQRNGPTGIVKLVWDNHTTRFKNRAGYARNDTWAKDEPVGSFEPKVDAGTSPHAPAMGGGSAFGHRPSTADKAQDNRPFDERVDHGRPDEAEYLEPDDDTPPW; encoded by the coding sequence ATGGACGCGAACGGATCGGAAAACCTGCACGGAAATGGGGACCACCGCAGGGCCGGCAAGGACCGCGGCACGCCGGCGATCGACCTGAGCCGGGTATACGACAAGCTGCCGCCGCACGCGCCCGAGGCCGAGATGGCGCTGCTGGGCTCGATCATCCTCGACCCCTACACCCTGGCCGACGTCCTGCCGCTGGTGTCTACGCCCGAGGACTTCTACCGCCAGAGCAACGCGACGGTGTTCCGCGTGCTGAAGGAGGTCTACGAGCGCGAGCCCCAGGCCGACCTGAACGTCGTGGCCGACCGCCTCCGCGAGCGCAACGAGTTGGAGGCCATCGGCGGGGCGGCCTACCTGGCCAGCCTGGCCGAGGCGGTCAGCACCCCCAACAACGCCGGGCTGTACGCCAGGCTGGTGCAGACCAAGAGCCGGCTGCGCAAGCTGATCGCCGCGGCCAACCAGATCGTGCACGAGGCGATGCACGCGGGCCAGGACGAGCCCGAAGAGGCCCGCCAGCTCATCGATCGTGCCGAGCAGAGCATCTTCGAGATCGCCGACGACGACCAGTCGGCCGACATCCAGAAGCTCGAGGAGCTGCTGCGGGCCGAGTACGAGCGCATCGCCGACCGCGACGCGGGCGCGACGACGGGGCTCAAGACGGGCTTTACCGACCTGGACGAACCTCTCAGCGGCTTGCAGGACGGCGAGATGATCATCATCGCCGCCCGTCCCTCGATGGGCAAGACCGCCCTTGCGTTGAACCTGGCCGAGCAGATCGCGATGGGCGGCGCCACGCCCTTCGAACCCGCGGGCGACGAGCGCGTGCCGGTGGGCGTGTTCAGCCTGGAAATGAGCAAGAGCAGCCTGGTGCAGCGCCTGATCAGTGCCTACTCGGGCGTGGACAGCCACAAGCTGCGAACCGGCCAGTTCAGCCAGGATGAGTTGGTCAACCGCATCCGCCCGGCGTGCGAGACGCTCGAGCGGGCGCCATTGTATATCGATGACTCACCGGCCCTGAGCGTGACGGCCCTGCGTGCACGCGCACGCCGCATGAAGCAGCGTTTCGGCATCCGCTGCGTGGTGGTGGACTATTTGCAGTTGTTGACCGCCCCGGGCGCGGGGCGCGAGAGCCGGCAGGTGGAGGTCAGCACGATCAGCCGGGGCATCAAGGCCATGGCACGCGAATTGGAGCTTCCCGTGGTGTGCCTGGCCCAGCTCAACCGCGGCAGCGAGCAGCGCGAGGGCAACCGCCCACGCATGAGCGACCTGCGCGAGTCGGGCAGCATCGAGCAGGACGCCGACGTCGTGCTGCTGCTGCACCGCGAGGCGTACTACCACCTGAGCGACCCGGCCTGGATGGAGGAGAACGAGGACCGTGTCAACGAGGCCGAGCTGATCATCGCCAAGCAGCGAAACGGTCCGACCGGCATCGTGAAGCTGGTGTGGGACAACCACACGACGCGGTTCAAGAACCGCGCCGGCTACGCGCGCAACGACACGTGGGCCAAGGACGAGCCCGTGGGCAGCTTCGAGCCCAAGGTCGACGCTGGCACCAGCCCTCACGCACCGGCCATGGGCGGCGGGTCGGCCTTCGGCCACCGGCCCAGCACCGCCGACAAGGCCCAGGACAACCGCCCCTTCGACGAGCGGGTGGACCACGGACGCCCCGACGAGGCCGAGTACCTCGAGCCCGACGACGACACGCCGCCGTGGTAG
- a CDS encoding helix-turn-helix domain-containing protein, producing MHTTTPTTSSSKLTTRELGQEWRLSERTIFDLRTNHGLPFVRIAGSIRFDRAAVEAWAADRAEGGAA from the coding sequence TTGCACACGACGACGCCGACAACCTCATCCTCGAAGCTGACCACCCGCGAACTCGGACAGGAATGGCGACTCTCGGAACGCACGATCTTCGACCTGCGCACCAACCACGGACTCCCATTCGTGCGGATCGCCGGGAGCATCCGCTTCGACCGCGCCGCCGTCGAGGCTTGGGCCGCCGACCGCGCGGAAGGCGGTGCGGCATGA
- a CDS encoding AAA family ATPase yields MRSKRESRPTAAKHTGQHRTPNTSDLPPPISPPQGVPLASWLAIGAEQHGNEWRTPERDATGTIIGTQRRLPTGRKVMVEGSRRGLVYADPLADGYGDMPDLPIFVVEGATDTAAAHSLALVAVGRPSATGGADHLANLLAGRYVAVLGENDRGVGQTAPYTIADRLAGTCAGVCVVFPPKEHKDLRAWVSAGATADDVLGILRHVEPVPTPEPHDTGRARPVVLNMADVEATPISWLWTGRVAVGRITIMAGHPGCGKSMVTADMAARVSTGTAWPDGMPCPRGRVLLLSAEDDPSDTIKPRLVAAGADCARVDVLTASTFRDKERVVTLADVDIIEAALRQHDDYRLLVVDPIGSYMGAGVDSHKDNETRAVLAPIAAIARPLGVAVLVVAHTRKGRSDRADDAVLGSRAFTGLARCVLHLAEDPYDKARKLLLPGKNNLAKPPAGLAFTIEGDPPACSWSPEPVHMTADDLLDLSNNAGASSAHDEAEAWLIDVLSAGPTSAKNVQERAKADGIAMRTLHRAKRTLNVQSTRLGYNEGAAWVWTLPSAELGNLGNLRPESD; encoded by the coding sequence ATGAGATCAAAGAGGGAAAGCCGCCCCACGGCCGCCAAGCACACGGGGCAACATCGGACGCCGAATACTAGCGACCTACCCCCGCCTATCTCCCCCCCCCAAGGCGTTCCGCTGGCATCTTGGCTTGCCATCGGTGCAGAACAACACGGCAACGAATGGCGCACGCCCGAGCGCGACGCCACGGGCACCATCATCGGCACGCAACGCCGACTCCCCACGGGCCGCAAGGTCATGGTGGAGGGCAGCAGGCGCGGGCTCGTGTACGCCGATCCCCTGGCCGATGGCTACGGCGACATGCCCGACCTCCCGATATTCGTGGTCGAGGGCGCGACCGATACCGCTGCGGCCCATTCCTTGGCTCTGGTGGCCGTTGGGCGACCTTCGGCGACTGGCGGGGCCGATCACCTGGCCAATCTGCTGGCGGGCCGCTACGTGGCCGTGCTGGGCGAGAATGACAGGGGCGTAGGCCAGACCGCGCCGTACACCATCGCCGACCGCCTGGCCGGGACTTGCGCCGGCGTGTGCGTGGTGTTTCCGCCGAAGGAACACAAAGACCTGCGGGCGTGGGTGAGCGCTGGCGCGACGGCCGACGACGTGCTGGGCATCCTGCGACACGTCGAGCCCGTTCCCACGCCCGAACCCCACGACACCGGCCGCGCCCGCCCCGTTGTGCTCAACATGGCCGACGTGGAGGCAACGCCAATCTCGTGGCTTTGGACGGGCCGCGTGGCGGTTGGCCGGATCACCATAATGGCCGGGCACCCCGGATGCGGCAAGAGCATGGTGACCGCCGATATGGCCGCCCGCGTCAGCACGGGCACCGCCTGGCCGGATGGCATGCCATGCCCGCGTGGCCGCGTGCTGCTACTGAGCGCCGAGGATGATCCCTCCGACACCATCAAGCCCCGGCTCGTGGCCGCTGGTGCCGACTGCGCCCGCGTGGACGTGCTGACCGCCTCGACCTTCCGAGACAAGGAACGGGTAGTCACCTTGGCCGACGTGGACATTATCGAGGCCGCGCTCCGCCAGCACGACGACTACCGCTTGCTCGTGGTCGATCCGATCGGGTCATACATGGGCGCTGGCGTCGATTCGCACAAGGACAACGAAACGCGGGCGGTGCTGGCACCCATTGCCGCCATCGCCAGACCATTGGGGGTGGCGGTGCTCGTGGTGGCGCACACCCGCAAGGGCCGATCGGACCGCGCCGACGATGCGGTGCTCGGCTCTCGTGCGTTTACTGGGCTGGCGCGGTGCGTACTCCACCTGGCCGAAGACCCCTACGACAAGGCCCGCAAGTTGCTGCTGCCGGGCAAGAACAACCTGGCCAAGCCGCCCGCCGGGCTGGCGTTCACTATCGAGGGCGACCCGCCCGCGTGCTCGTGGAGCCCCGAGCCCGTGCACATGACCGCCGATGACCTACTCGACCTGAGCAACAACGCGGGCGCGTCGAGCGCCCACGACGAGGCGGAGGCATGGCTAATCGATGTGCTGAGCGCGGGGCCCACTTCCGCCAAGAACGTGCAGGAACGGGCCAAGGCCGATGGCATTGCAATGCGCACACTCCACCGGGCAAAGCGAACGCTCAACGTCCAGAGCACCCGGCTCGGCTACAACGAAGGCGCTGCATGGGTTTGGACATTGCCAAGCGCAGAACTAGGCAACCTTGGCAACCTTCGACCTGAGAGCGACTGA
- a CDS encoding PQQ-dependent sugar dehydrogenase has translation MRGSRMSVGVLVGISGIAVSGAMAQAPDPLPSTTVLELTTFATISTIDRSGAIDLDHCGDGSGRVFVSTNEGKIFIFNQDGDPLGVFLDLNEPGVLSDFRDVFRVSTNGLSYSAFHPDYAVPGAPGEGKLYTMSMSETPGARAPDYSGASLPSRPGDVPATYVINEWTVDASDPNRIDTSTQRDVIRFQFAGRVTDSHCVGQMMFDPYARPGDEAYGLLHLGLGDMNSGSGNPGWQHVQDRDNPFGKILRLDPLQNGADAYRVPASNFYADGGPLLDDDGNTEEIYAWGMRNPQNLSFVRGGNGQGRLVVFDIGNEDFEEINIVDNGDNHGWTRYDGPGDGNLDTVLRLPPGATLTFPAAVYDHEIPNTPGAPPTSENTAIVGGFPVVDPDDASFGEQVLFSDLARGAFFHASVDALLSADASGTQADVYVMNVSVDGSAPGAFVDILGVSRADPRFGRDEAGRVFVVSRVIDTIWVADLVIDQAEACYADCDESGALDVFDFLCFQNAFDMGDARADCDGNGSIDLFDFLCFQNAFDDGC, from the coding sequence ATGCGCGGGAGCCGGATGAGTGTTGGGGTGTTGGTGGGTATTTCGGGCATAGCAGTCTCGGGGGCGATGGCCCAGGCGCCCGATCCGCTGCCATCGACCACGGTGCTGGAACTGACCACGTTCGCGACGATCTCGACCATTGATCGCTCGGGCGCCATCGACCTGGACCACTGCGGGGACGGCTCGGGCCGTGTCTTCGTAAGCACCAACGAGGGCAAGATTTTCATCTTCAACCAGGACGGCGATCCGTTGGGCGTGTTCCTCGACCTCAACGAGCCCGGCGTGCTCAGCGACTTTCGCGACGTCTTCCGCGTTTCGACCAACGGACTGTCGTACAGCGCGTTCCATCCCGACTATGCCGTTCCCGGTGCGCCGGGGGAGGGCAAACTCTACACCATGTCGATGAGCGAAACGCCGGGCGCCCGCGCGCCCGATTACAGCGGCGCGTCGCTGCCAAGTAGGCCCGGCGACGTTCCGGCAACGTACGTCATCAATGAATGGACCGTTGACGCGAGCGATCCCAACCGCATCGACACGAGCACGCAGCGAGACGTGATCCGCTTCCAGTTTGCCGGTCGCGTGACCGATTCGCACTGCGTCGGGCAGATGATGTTCGATCCTTACGCTCGGCCGGGGGACGAGGCGTACGGCCTGTTGCACCTTGGCTTGGGCGACATGAACAGCGGCTCGGGCAACCCCGGCTGGCAGCACGTGCAGGATCGCGACAACCCCTTTGGCAAGATCCTTCGCCTCGACCCGCTGCAGAACGGTGCCGATGCGTATCGCGTGCCGGCGAGCAACTTCTACGCCGACGGCGGACCGCTGCTGGACGACGACGGCAACACCGAAGAGATCTACGCCTGGGGCATGCGCAACCCGCAGAACCTGTCGTTCGTCCGCGGCGGCAACGGCCAGGGCCGGCTCGTGGTCTTTGATATCGGCAACGAGGACTTCGAAGAGATCAACATCGTCGACAACGGCGACAACCACGGCTGGACGCGCTACGACGGGCCGGGCGATGGCAACCTGGACACCGTGCTGCGTCTTCCGCCCGGCGCGACGCTGACCTTCCCGGCGGCGGTGTACGACCACGAGATCCCAAACACGCCGGGCGCACCGCCCACCAGCGAGAACACGGCGATCGTCGGCGGATTTCCGGTCGTCGATCCGGACGATGCGTCGTTCGGCGAGCAGGTGCTCTTCAGCGATCTGGCACGTGGCGCGTTCTTTCATGCAAGCGTCGACGCGTTGCTGAGCGCCGATGCGTCTGGTACGCAGGCCGACGTGTACGTCATGAACGTCAGCGTCGATGGCAGCGCACCCGGGGCATTCGTCGACATCCTCGGTGTCAGCCGGGCCGATCCGAGGTTTGGTCGCGACGAGGCCGGACGCGTGTTCGTGGTCAGCCGGGTGATCGACACGATCTGGGTGGCCGATCTGGTGATCGACCAGGCGGAAGCCTGCTACGCCGACTGCGACGAGAGCGGCGCGCTGGACGTGTTCGACTTCCTGTGCTTCCAGAACGCCTTCGACATGGGTGACGCCAGAGCCGACTGCGACGGGAATGGCAGCATCGATCTGTTCGACTTCCTGTGCTTCCAGAACGCGTTCGACGACGGGTGCTAG
- a CDS encoding transcriptional repressor, protein MADLSPNRTRSSEPPAIRITEPLCAVFRRQLKAEGQKYTPERAQVLDAIIQLDRIFEAEQVIDELRRRGHRVSKATVYRTIHLLQEAGILQRVLTEGDQAQFQLAYGESPNDTLVRLDTREVISIDVPELAEIRDRICKELGLTPQGHRLQIFAVAPGSEAEAD, encoded by the coding sequence ATGGCAGATTTATCCCCGAATCGCACGCGGAGCTCCGAACCACCCGCGATCCGTATCACCGAGCCGTTGTGCGCGGTGTTCCGGCGTCAGCTCAAGGCCGAGGGGCAAAAGTACACGCCCGAGCGGGCCCAGGTGCTGGACGCCATCATCCAACTCGATCGCATCTTCGAGGCCGAGCAGGTCATTGACGAGTTGCGTCGACGCGGGCACCGCGTGAGCAAGGCCACGGTATACCGCACCATCCACCTCTTGCAGGAAGCGGGCATCCTGCAACGCGTGCTGACCGAGGGTGATCAGGCTCAGTTCCAACTTGCCTACGGCGAAAGCCCCAACGACACGCTCGTGAGGCTGGACACGCGCGAGGTCATCTCGATCGACGTGCCCGAACTGGCCGAGATTCGCGATCGCATCTGCAAAGAACTCGGATTAACGCCCCAGGGGCACCGGCTCCAGATCTTCGCCGTGGCGCCGGGGAGCGAAGCCGAGGCAGACTAG